TTCCATCGGATACTCTGAGTGTTGATAGACCCAAATTAAATGAGGAGACCCTAAATTAGTTAAACTTATATTTCGTGTATTTTAATTACTACAATGTGTCATGGCACGGCCGGCTAGAAATTTATTgaagttttaaaaatataggACCACATTATTTACagtgagtatgattaaagtAAGATACATTCTCTTTAATGTCATAATCACAATTTGTTAACTGTAGTACGTACGTATAAACCCCAAAACTATCAATCGAATAAGTTAgctataatttataaatttaagcGATTATATTCTTTCTCCGTAGGGGACTAACCAAACTATGTGTACTAtcgaataaaaaatgaaaagattaAAATTACTATTTTCATCCAACAAATAACAGAATAGAGCAATGTACCAAATAAATTCGCCCGTAAAACTTTGAAACGGTGCCTCCATTATATTTATGTTCAAATATAAAGTATAATGTaggagtatgattttacttaatTTCTCTTCTAATTCACAGTAACCATAGTGCCTTGTAAGAAGAATCCACTTACATCATTAGGTAACCAATACCAAGATGAAGAACTTCAACATATACACCTTATCAAAGGCAAACCCAAACCCAAGAATTAACTAATGAACTGAACCATTCAATCTTAATtactctaattaattaatactgtAAGTGTGGAGAGGACCCCACTGATTGGCCAAGCCTATTAATAACCCCACCACTGGCAATCTCTTTACTGTTTTTGCATGCCCgcaatttcatttcatttcatctaCTCCCTCTTTAATTCTGTACTTGCTCCTTTACACACAACCATTACAAGCTAATTTAGCAGTAGTAGAGTTAGTCATAGTGGATATTCATGTTGTATTTCAACAAATCAAAATATGAATTGGCACACGTGGCAGCTCTCCCTCAACAAATACACCAAGTTTCGCATTCCTTTTAACTCCACCGGTGACAGTTGACACCACCCCCATCTAATAAATACCTCCGCCTCATTCACCAccttcctttctctctctagaatgctctaaaacaacaaacaaacccttttttctctctctaaaagcCCCATTCTGATTCTTCTCCCAAATGTCCGCCCCGCCGCCGCCCACAGCCATCTCCCTCATCAAGCAAATGCCACAACTCCCGCCGCCATACACCGACACGTCATCTCCGTCGTCGTCGGCTTCCACCTCGTCCGACGCCGTCTCATCGTCTTCCATAGTGATAGTGATAATAATCATCGCCTCCGCCGTCATCATCTCCGCCTCAATTTACCTCCTCCTCCGGCTACTCTCGAAGCGCATCCATCGCACCTTCTCCGCCGCTGACGACGTCGTCCTGCGCCGCGACTCCTCCAACCGCAACCCTAGCCAGCCGCAATTCCACGCCGCGCCGCACCACTCCTTGCTCGAATCCCTCCCGCTCTTCACTTTCCGCTCGGTCACCGGAAACCTCACCGGCGGCGACTGCGCTGTGTGCCTCTCCAAGTTCGAGCCGCACGATCAGCTCCGCCTGCTGCCTATCTGCTGCCACGCGTTCCACGCCGACTGCATCGACGCCTGGATCGTCTCCAATCAGACGTGCCCGCTCTGCCGCTCGCCAGTAACCGCTTCCGACTCCGAATTGCTCGACAAAATCCTCCCCAATCCGAACCGCGGCAGTTTTCGGGACGGAAACGGAAACAGCGGCAGTTTCCGGATTGAGATCGGAAGCATCAGCCGGCGCCGCGGCGGAGGCGCTCCCGAGGCGGCGGAAGGAGATCGGCGCTCGTATTCAATCGGCTCCTTCGATTACATCGTGGATGATAACGGCTACGAGGTCTCGGCAGGATCCGTCACTCATCGCAGAGGAGCTTCCGATTGCACATCGGCGGACAAGGAATCGTCAGTCGGAATTCCAATACCGGATCCGCCGGGGGAAGCGCTCGCGGCGGACGTATCCAGCGGTAGAAACTGGCTGAGGGATTACGTCGACAGATTGGAGTCAGTGTCGTTCAGAAGCTCGGGGAGATTCTTCTCCGGCAGCAGCAGGCGGAGCGATCCTGTTGCCGCCGTCGGAGATCTGGAGGCGAACCGCGTCGGAGAGGAGATCAGTGAGCTGTTTCGGTGGCTTTCCGGGATATGAAACGTAAATACTTCCGATCATTAGGGGTAATTTAGTAATTCTTGTTACATAACTAGCCACGCTCTAGATCAGTAAATGATTATGTGGTTTTTTGGTAAAATCAGGAGGATCCAAGTAATTCTTTTTTtcgttttatatatttattcgaATATTTCGTcttccaaatataaattcccAACGCAAGTCTTAATTGTGATCGTTGGATTTAATGAGAATTTAAGTGAATTTAACTATTCTTTGAGACTTTTGATTAATTCCTAATTTAAACTActtcaaatattatttttagttGGAAAGTAGCGCGTATCTTGTTAATTAACAAGTGGAAGACTGGAAATGTTTGGTTTTCATATTTATGAAAAAAGGGTAAAAAGTATAAAATGACCTAAAAGCAAAGTGTTGTTTTGGGGGAAAAAACAAACACAATCTCCATtggtaaatgaaaaaaaaaggacAAGAACggtatttgttgtttttgtaaGCTCAACATTCCATTATCCATCTTCTAGTTACATGTGACATTAATCCtcgttttgttttatttaggTCATCTAAAATGTGGTCCAGCCCCTAACTTgtcttaatatatttaatattaccCTACAAACATGGATCTACATTGTTATGCAATGCAGCCTGTCATTCTCTCATGTAAGTGACATTTTCGTGCACAATtattttagagtgaactacgaAAATGTCCCTAGACTATGTATTTGTCTCGCTCATAGTCCCTGAATTTTAAAAACATTGCTAGACATTCCTGGATTAAGGGTATATCTCGAAAATGGTCTTTATTCACTGTTTTcggtcgaaaatacccttttgggggttttttttttggggggggggggggttgggTAATTttgtctttttacacttttaacatcttaaatctgatattatttcagttatgtactaaatttgatattattttaaaatgatcattcttcttccctttgtcATCTTTCACattgtttctttattttaatattagatttaattttacaaaattaaattttaaatttcaatttttaaatatcaataaattttttaattataaaaattattaaataacaaaaattaatagtcataatcaatatttgatagtgtctaatatttaatcaataaggtatgaCTAAcgccttagttttaatcaatttttaatagctttaatcataaatagatcatataacacgatttattctgaaataaaaatgcatctaatgtaagactaatataatttttatttttagtatgatcaaatttttagtcaacttcataatattcaatcacaagcaattataacaaccgaacgaaggctaaacagaatagctcttatttttccatcatgattaataatatttttatgtacttcttcaattccgctgaatattatattaaataacaaaaattaatagttttaatcaatatttatagtgtccataaattaatagttttaattaaaattttttattgatatttaaaaattgaaatttaaaatttaattttataaaattaaatctaatattgaaataaagaaacaaagtgaaggatgacaaaaagTAAGAAGAATgacaatttaaaaataatatcagatttagtacatgactaaaataatatcatatttaaaatgttaaaagtgtaaaaagaccaaattgctcAAACCCCCAAAATGGTATTTTTGACCGAAAACTGTGGAAAATGACCATTtttgagataaacccttagttcaaagatgtctggcgatatttttaaagtccaaaaaCTATGAGCGAGATAAATCCATAGTCTAGGGACCATTTTTATAGTTCATATGTAGCTCATTATTTTAACCGATCACTAGTGCTTTTGATCCTATTGTTTATATGTGCATAGAGGATTTACAACACAACAAAATGTATCTTTTTGGAATAAAAAACCAAAAagtattttattctctctcccacACAGAGGAGTTCTACTTATGCTTATCACTTGTGGTAGAAGTAAATTCGAAGTGTTTTTCCATTTCCAATAAAACGATGTGAAGAGGGCCAATCGTCTGTCATTATTTTGTCTCCCGCTTTTGTGGTGAGTAATTATCTATGATTTATTCGCATTTCAAATACTAGTAAATACTACTACCGAGTAATACTCCTA
This sequence is a window from Salvia splendens isolate huo1 chromosome 5, SspV2, whole genome shotgun sequence. Protein-coding genes within it:
- the LOC121802238 gene encoding E3 ubiquitin-protein ligase ATL4-like; amino-acid sequence: MSAPPPPTAISLIKQMPQLPPPYTDTSSPSSSASTSSDAVSSSSIVIVIIIIASAVIISASIYLLLRLLSKRIHRTFSAADDVVLRRDSSNRNPSQPQFHAAPHHSLLESLPLFTFRSVTGNLTGGDCAVCLSKFEPHDQLRLLPICCHAFHADCIDAWIVSNQTCPLCRSPVTASDSELLDKILPNPNRGSFRDGNGNSGSFRIEIGSISRRRGGGAPEAAEGDRRSYSIGSFDYIVDDNGYEVSAGSVTHRRGASDCTSADKESSVGIPIPDPPGEALAADVSSGRNWLRDYVDRLESVSFRSSGRFFSGSSRRSDPVAAVGDLEANRVGEEISELFRWLSGI